Proteins from a single region of Haloplanus sp. GDY1:
- a CDS encoding alpha/beta fold hydrolase: MRTVTSADGTRIAYERHGDGRPLLLLHGGLTRRYWDPVVPEFADDYAVFTPDRRGRGESGDREAYGIDREVADVRALIDAVEGEPVLFGHSFGGRMAVEAARVEPVAGVVAYEPAYLVDEYRKEADLAARMAARLDAGEPREAARLHVREVIHGGEIDDLDAWLDGWPPWPAPVEHVENTLRMNRAIEEQPLPDSLDVGAPTLLLTGSEGPEHLRESVRAVNEALPSGRLVEFEGIGHGGPAESPERVAATVRRFLAEVAPPRTG, from the coding sequence ATGCGAACCGTAACGTCGGCCGACGGCACGCGCATCGCGTACGAACGACACGGCGACGGACGGCCGCTGCTCCTCCTCCACGGTGGGCTGACTCGGCGGTACTGGGACCCGGTCGTCCCCGAGTTCGCGGACGACTACGCGGTCTTCACGCCGGACCGCCGCGGCCGCGGGGAGAGCGGCGACCGCGAGGCGTACGGCATCGATCGCGAGGTGGCGGACGTCCGGGCGCTGATCGACGCGGTCGAGGGTGAGCCGGTGCTGTTCGGGCACTCCTTCGGCGGCCGCATGGCCGTCGAGGCCGCCCGCGTCGAACCCGTGGCGGGGGTCGTGGCCTACGAGCCCGCCTACCTCGTCGACGAGTACCGGAAGGAGGCCGACCTGGCGGCCCGGATGGCGGCGCGACTCGACGCCGGCGAGCCCCGCGAGGCGGCACGACTCCACGTCCGCGAGGTGATCCACGGCGGGGAGATCGACGACCTGGACGCGTGGCTCGACGGGTGGCCGCCCTGGCCCGCCCCGGTGGAACACGTCGAGAACACGCTTCGGATGAACCGCGCCATCGAGGAGCAACCGCTCCCCGACTCGCTCGACGTCGGCGCGCCGACGCTCCTCCTGACCGGGAGCGAGGGACCCGAACACCTCCGTGAGAGCGTCCGTGCGGTCAACGAGGCCCTCCCGAGCGGCCGTCTCGTCGAGTTCGAGGGCATCGGTCACGGCGGGCCGGCGGAATCCCCCGAGCGCGTCGCCGCCACCGTGCGGCGCTTCCTGGCCGAGGTGGCGCCGCCGCGGACGGGTTAG
- a CDS encoding DUF5812 family protein, translating into MTDEKTGTFLVTAADGDAAVLTDVDDGQVHTLATNPDVTVGEAIEGTVVPEPPLEVAWRLDEVTERWTISVEESAEAPTTLAREIAGEQAVGELTRRERAGTGELHVLTVSEGETDAAVADVLDDEEGLRSRAARLGVARVVVRSEPGVVSVRYLP; encoded by the coding sequence ATGACCGACGAGAAGACGGGGACCTTCCTCGTGACGGCCGCCGACGGCGACGCGGCCGTCCTGACCGACGTCGACGACGGGCAGGTCCACACGCTGGCGACGAACCCGGACGTGACGGTCGGCGAGGCCATCGAGGGAACGGTCGTCCCGGAACCGCCGCTGGAGGTGGCGTGGCGGCTGGATGAGGTGACGGAGCGCTGGACGATCAGCGTCGAGGAGAGCGCGGAGGCGCCGACGACGCTCGCCCGCGAAATCGCCGGCGAGCAGGCGGTCGGCGAACTCACCCGACGCGAGCGCGCGGGGACGGGCGAACTCCACGTCCTCACGGTGTCCGAGGGGGAGACGGACGCCGCCGTCGCGGACGTCCTCGACGACGAGGAGGGCCTCCGGTCGCGTGCGGCCCGCCTCGGCGTCGCCCGGGTGGTCGTGCGGTCGGAACCGGGCGTGGTCTCTGTGCGCTATCTCCCCTAA
- a CDS encoding GNAT family N-acetyltransferase: MLPLWRVTRNRFGKRLHARLDDAGVTVSRLDEYRAPVPAGYEASSPDGASIRPADPAAVPESVPTDELVDGETALVAADGGVVGYLFVSVDATVPVPELGTELAFDGGYVRRLYVDPDHRRRGIATGLVDAAKAHAADRGADDAAALVAVDNRPSQWTFEAQGFRRVARHAYDRLWGLERRRRRPLPDGN, translated from the coding sequence ATGCTTCCGCTCTGGCGGGTGACGCGCAACCGCTTCGGCAAACGGCTCCACGCTCGCCTCGACGACGCGGGCGTCACGGTGAGTCGCCTCGACGAGTACCGGGCGCCCGTCCCCGCGGGCTACGAGGCGTCGTCGCCCGACGGCGCCTCGATACGGCCGGCCGACCCCGCCGCAGTCCCCGAGTCCGTGCCGACCGACGAACTCGTCGACGGCGAGACGGCCCTCGTCGCCGCCGACGGTGGCGTCGTCGGCTACCTGTTCGTGAGCGTCGACGCGACGGTACCGGTGCCGGAACTCGGAACCGAACTGGCGTTCGACGGCGGCTACGTCCGGCGGCTCTACGTCGACCCGGACCACCGCCGCCGTGGCATCGCCACGGGCCTCGTCGACGCCGCGAAGGCCCACGCCGCCGACCGGGGGGCGGACGACGCCGCCGCGCTCGTCGCCGTCGACAATCGCCCCTCGCAGTGGACCTTCGAGGCCCAGGGCTTCAGGCGGGTGGCCCGCCACGCCTACGACCGCCTGTGGGGCCTAGAACGGCGACGACGACGCCCGCTTCCCGACGGCAACTGA
- a CDS encoding CDP-alcohol phosphatidyltransferase family protein, translating to MTDKGLSTIRGVIDGLDGRATRMIESSRDGNMVARLGGADWLSLGALFCAWVGGVLFLRGEPNWAILATLAGFGFDKLDGFYARWTGESSRFGRGIDSFIDVFVYLVSGALLYHYTMAPHPVASVVVGFVLLMFGGLRLVRHTAEGFGSEDDTSYYVGTTVVHTNVVVLANYFLIRLVDPWNGWLAGLSILLVCPLMTSQYHAYKTDVGHWLVAGFGAVAVALCLAIEFGAI from the coding sequence ATGACGGACAAGGGGCTCTCCACGATACGGGGTGTGATCGACGGACTCGACGGGCGGGCGACCCGGATGATCGAATCCTCGCGCGACGGCAACATGGTCGCGCGGCTCGGCGGCGCCGACTGGCTGAGTCTCGGGGCGCTGTTCTGTGCCTGGGTCGGCGGCGTCCTGTTCCTGCGCGGCGAGCCGAACTGGGCGATCCTGGCGACGCTCGCGGGGTTCGGCTTCGACAAACTCGACGGGTTCTACGCGCGGTGGACCGGCGAAAGCTCCCGGTTCGGCCGGGGAATCGACTCCTTCATCGACGTGTTCGTCTACCTCGTCTCCGGCGCGTTGCTCTATCACTACACGATGGCGCCACACCCGGTCGCGAGCGTGGTCGTCGGCTTCGTCCTCCTGATGTTCGGCGGCCTGCGGCTGGTTCGCCACACGGCCGAGGGGTTCGGCTCCGAGGACGATACGAGCTACTACGTCGGCACCACCGTCGTCCACACCAACGTGGTCGTCCTGGCGAACTACTTCCTGATCAGGCTCGTCGATCCGTGGAACGGCTGGCTCGCCGGCCTCTCGATCCTCCTCGTCTGCCCGCTGATGACCTCCCAGTATCACGCGTACAAGACCGACGTGGGACACTGGCTGGTGGCCGGGTTCGGCGCCGTCGCCGTCGCCCTCTGTCTCGCCATCGAGTTCGGCGCGATATGA
- a CDS encoding CehA/McbA family metallohydrolase, with product MTDAVRFDPHVHSTASYDADATVDRLLDRAASVGLDALAVTDHDAIEASLRAVERAPDYGLVAVPGVEVSTADGHLLALGVESRPDPGRSLPVTVDAVRSLGGVSVVPHPFQRSRHGAPASAIEDADPDAVEVHNAHTLLGVRNGQARAFARRHGVPGIGASDAHEAPLVGRGYTELTVDDADPLTAGAVLDAVRAGRTTARGRRTTAGQFLRKYLVNASLLV from the coding sequence ATGACCGACGCGGTCAGGTTCGACCCGCACGTCCACTCGACGGCCTCCTACGACGCCGACGCGACGGTCGACCGCCTGCTCGACCGCGCGGCGAGCGTCGGACTGGACGCCCTCGCCGTCACCGACCACGACGCCATCGAGGCGTCGCTCCGGGCGGTCGAGCGCGCCCCCGACTACGGCCTCGTGGCGGTACCCGGCGTCGAGGTGTCGACCGCCGACGGCCACCTCCTCGCCCTCGGCGTCGAGAGTCGGCCCGACCCCGGCCGGTCGCTCCCCGTCACCGTCGACGCCGTCCGCTCGCTGGGCGGGGTGAGCGTCGTCCCTCATCCCTTCCAGCGCTCGCGCCACGGCGCCCCGGCCTCGGCCATCGAGGACGCCGACCCCGACGCCGTCGAGGTGCACAACGCCCACACGCTCCTCGGCGTCCGCAACGGGCAGGCCCGCGCGTTCGCCCGCCGACACGGCGTCCCCGGCATCGGGGCGAGCGACGCCCACGAGGCGCCGCTGGTCGGTCGCGGGTACACCGAACTGACCGTCGACGACGCCGACCCACTCACCGCCGGAGCCGTCCTCGACGCCGTCCGCGCCGGGCGCACCACCGCCCGCGGACGCCGGACGACGGCCGGACAGTTCCTCCGGAAGTACCTCGTCAACGCGAGCCTGCTGGTGTGA
- a CDS encoding TVP38/TMEM64 family protein: MRRRAIRRALLVVAALAVGAVLIGRFAPFLADPAWIRGTVERFGPLAPLAFVCLQALQVVAAPIPGQALGGVGGYLFGTWPGFVYSMVGVTVGSAVAFVLAERYGRPFVERTFDADAVDRFDAVADDVGPVALFALFLLPTFPDDLLCALAGVSTMRLRTLLALVVVGRAPSFALVAYAGDSAAAAEPLAALTALGGVALLTAAVYAVRAYRTASA, encoded by the coding sequence ATGCGCCGGCGGGCGATCCGACGTGCACTCCTCGTCGTCGCGGCGCTCGCCGTCGGTGCCGTCCTGATCGGCCGGTTCGCCCCCTTTCTCGCCGATCCGGCGTGGATCCGCGGGACCGTCGAGCGCTTCGGCCCCCTCGCTCCCCTGGCGTTCGTCTGCCTGCAGGCGCTCCAGGTCGTCGCCGCGCCCATCCCGGGACAGGCGCTCGGCGGCGTCGGCGGCTACCTGTTCGGCACCTGGCCCGGTTTCGTCTACAGCATGGTCGGCGTCACCGTCGGAAGCGCCGTCGCGTTCGTCCTCGCGGAGCGGTACGGCCGCCCCTTCGTCGAGCGGACCTTCGACGCCGACGCGGTCGACCGGTTCGACGCCGTCGCCGACGACGTCGGACCGGTCGCCCTCTTCGCGCTCTTTCTCCTCCCCACCTTCCCCGACGACCTGCTCTGTGCGCTCGCGGGCGTCTCCACGATGCGCCTCCGGACGCTCCTCGCGCTCGTCGTGGTGGGGCGGGCGCCCTCCTTCGCGCTCGTCGCGTACGCGGGCGACAGCGCCGCGGCCGCCGAACCGCTCGCGGCCCTCACGGCCCTCGGCGGCGTCGCCCTGCTGACCGCCGCCGTCTACGCCGTCCGTGCCTACCGCACCGCCAGCGCCTAG
- the mch gene encoding methenyltetrahydromethanopterin cyclohydrolase, whose amino-acid sequence MESLNRMAVELVDEAIDFAGELNVDVTELDSGATVLDFGVAAAGGLEAGLLLAEIQTAGLATVQTRMDEVAGTPFPHVELTTDKPALALLCSQKAGWELVAEGVEGLGSGPARALVGEEGEFEAVGYYDEFDLTVLTVEAATLPGDAAAEQVADRAGVGVSGVFLPTYPTGSMAGSVSAAARAPELALFRLFELGYDPTDVVSAAGSAPVAPVSRDEDVAMGRTNDALAYGGQVYLQVREDFDRFDEVPSTAADEYDTPFEQVFEDADWDFYEVPESVFAPAQVTVDVIDGPTHALGATNHDLLAESFGL is encoded by the coding sequence ATGGAGAGTCTCAATCGGATGGCCGTCGAGCTGGTCGACGAAGCCATCGACTTCGCCGGCGAACTCAACGTCGACGTGACGGAACTCGACTCGGGGGCGACGGTGCTCGACTTCGGCGTCGCGGCCGCGGGGGGTCTGGAGGCCGGACTGCTGCTCGCCGAGATTCAGACCGCGGGGCTGGCGACGGTCCAGACCCGGATGGACGAGGTGGCGGGCACGCCGTTCCCCCACGTGGAACTGACGACCGACAAGCCGGCGCTCGCGCTGCTCTGCTCGCAGAAGGCGGGGTGGGAACTCGTCGCCGAGGGAGTCGAGGGCCTCGGGTCGGGACCGGCGCGGGCGCTCGTGGGCGAGGAGGGTGAGTTCGAGGCGGTCGGCTACTACGACGAGTTCGACCTCACCGTCCTGACCGTCGAGGCGGCGACGCTGCCGGGCGACGCGGCGGCCGAGCAGGTGGCCGACCGCGCGGGCGTCGGGGTCAGCGGCGTGTTCCTGCCCACCTACCCCACGGGGTCGATGGCCGGGAGCGTCAGCGCCGCGGCACGCGCGCCCGAACTCGCGCTCTTTCGCCTGTTCGAACTCGGCTACGACCCGACGGACGTGGTGTCGGCGGCCGGGAGCGCCCCCGTCGCCCCCGTCAGCCGCGACGAGGACGTGGCGATGGGCCGGACCAACGACGCGCTGGCCTACGGCGGGCAGGTGTACCTGCAGGTCCGCGAGGACTTCGACCGGTTCGACGAGGTGCCCTCGACGGCCGCCGACGAGTACGACACGCCCTTCGAGCAGGTGTTCGAGGACGCCGACTGGGACTTCTACGAGGTGCCCGAGTCCGTGTTCGCGCCCGCGCAGGTGACCGTCGACGTGATCGACGGCCCGACCCACGCGCTCGGGGCGACGAACCACGACCTGCTGGCCGAGTCGTTCGGGCTGTGA
- the nasA gene encoding assimilatory nitrate reductase NasA produces MTDPVPTTCMRCAVGCGLIQRGVDIGYGVDAVRGNANHPVNRGMACSRGIEETADPEGEWLTRPMVRRDGDLRKTTWDTALFEAQRGLGEAMDVSPDAVAVLGSGQQTNEAAYALGKLARGGIGTRYYDANTTLCMASAVTAYYDAFGSDAPPPTYEDIPEATNHVVWGANPAVAHPVMCRWITGSADEGGGELTVVDPVRTKTAGAADRHVQVDPGRDLELARAVLARVVETGGVDEAFVAAATAGFDDLVAALPEPAVAADRAGVPMEAVDRLVETLADDTLIYWGMGVNQSVRGTDTAGALIDLCLATGNLGPGSGPFSLTGQANSMGTRVCSSKGTWPGHRDFDDPDERAFVAETWDVPVDRLPDDTGPGPVGTIDAIETGPVEAVYAVATNPVAGMPDATDVADRLDDAFLVVQDAFRTETVEHADVVLPAATWGESNGTAINMERTVSRVRPASDLPRGVRTDLDIVATLGNVLVDGLFDRPADPESVFAEFAAMTAGTDADCSGIDYDRLDEELAVRWPAPDAETSAGYRYYDGEGSGSVGTDDDWSFPTPSGRARFDAGTGRPLPEAPDDDYPLTLTTAREADGYNTGVRSRPSPEDPGTLVARLHPDTVAERRGAVEPNEADELHARIESRRGSAIARIAPDDAIPPGVVWLPIHHPATNGLTHPATDPRSDEPNLKQCAVRLTRPETESTTPAFERERPPQRP; encoded by the coding sequence ATGACCGATCCGGTACCCACGACGTGTATGCGCTGTGCGGTCGGGTGTGGACTGATCCAGCGGGGCGTCGACATCGGCTACGGCGTCGACGCCGTGCGCGGGAACGCGAACCACCCCGTGAACCGCGGGATGGCGTGTTCGCGTGGCATCGAGGAGACGGCCGACCCGGAGGGGGAGTGGCTCACGCGGCCGATGGTCCGCCGTGACGGCGACCTGCGGAAGACCACGTGGGACACGGCGCTGTTCGAGGCCCAGCGTGGACTCGGGGAGGCGATGGACGTCTCCCCCGACGCCGTCGCGGTCCTCGGGAGCGGCCAGCAGACCAACGAGGCGGCCTACGCCCTCGGCAAACTCGCCCGCGGCGGCATCGGCACGCGCTACTACGACGCCAACACCACGCTCTGCATGGCGAGTGCGGTGACCGCCTACTACGACGCCTTCGGCAGCGACGCGCCGCCGCCGACCTACGAGGACATCCCCGAGGCGACCAACCACGTGGTCTGGGGGGCGAACCCCGCGGTCGCCCACCCAGTCATGTGTCGCTGGATCACGGGCAGTGCCGACGAGGGCGGCGGCGAACTGACCGTCGTCGACCCCGTGCGGACGAAGACCGCCGGGGCGGCCGACCGCCACGTGCAGGTCGACCCGGGGCGTGACCTCGAACTCGCCCGCGCGGTCCTCGCGCGGGTCGTCGAGACGGGCGGCGTCGACGAGGCGTTCGTCGCGGCGGCGACGGCCGGTTTCGACGACCTGGTCGCCGCCCTCCCCGAACCGGCCGTCGCGGCGGATCGCGCCGGCGTCCCGATGGAGGCCGTCGACCGCCTGGTCGAGACGCTGGCGGACGACACCCTGATCTACTGGGGGATGGGCGTCAACCAGAGCGTCCGAGGGACCGACACCGCGGGCGCGCTGATCGACCTCTGTCTCGCCACGGGGAACCTGGGACCCGGGAGCGGTCCCTTCTCCCTCACGGGACAGGCCAACTCGATGGGGACCCGGGTCTGCTCCTCGAAGGGGACCTGGCCCGGCCACCGCGACTTCGACGACCCCGACGAACGCGCCTTCGTCGCCGAGACGTGGGACGTCCCGGTCGACCGCCTCCCCGACGACACCGGTCCCGGACCCGTCGGCACGATCGACGCCATCGAGACCGGGCCGGTCGAGGCGGTGTACGCCGTCGCCACCAACCCCGTCGCGGGGATGCCCGACGCCACGGACGTGGCCGACCGCCTCGACGACGCCTTCCTCGTCGTGCAGGACGCCTTCCGGACCGAGACGGTCGAGCACGCGGACGTGGTGTTGCCCGCGGCGACGTGGGGGGAGTCGAACGGCACCGCGATCAACATGGAGCGCACCGTCTCGCGGGTCCGCCCCGCGAGCGACCTGCCCCGCGGGGTGCGGACCGACCTCGACATCGTCGCGACGCTCGGGAACGTCCTCGTCGACGGCCTGTTCGACCGGCCGGCCGACCCCGAGTCGGTGTTCGCGGAGTTCGCGGCCATGACCGCCGGCACCGACGCCGACTGCTCGGGGATCGACTACGACCGCCTCGACGAGGAACTCGCGGTTCGCTGGCCGGCGCCGGACGCCGAGACGAGCGCGGGGTATCGATATTACGACGGCGAGGGGTCGGGAAGCGTCGGGACGGACGACGACTGGTCCTTCCCGACCCCCTCCGGGAGGGCGCGGTTCGACGCCGGCACCGGTCGCCCCCTCCCCGAGGCGCCCGACGACGACTACCCGCTCACCCTGACGACCGCCCGCGAGGCCGACGGCTACAACACGGGGGTTCGCTCGCGTCCCTCGCCGGAGGACCCCGGCACCCTCGTCGCGCGGCTACACCCGGACACCGTCGCCGAGCGACGCGGCGCGGTCGAACCCAACGAGGCGGACGAACTCCACGCCCGGATCGAGTCGCGACGGGGGAGCGCGATCGCGCGGATCGCCCCCGACGACGCCATCCCGCCGGGGGTGGTGTGGCTGCCGATCCACCACCCGGCGACGAACGGCCTCACGCATCCGGCGACCGATCCGCGCTCCGACGAACCGAACCTCAAGCAGTGCGCGGTGCGACTCACGCGCCCCGAGACGGAGTCGACGACGCCCGCCTTCGAGCGTGAGCGGCCGCCCCAGCGCCCATGA
- a CDS encoding MFS transporter, producing the protein MTNKIEQLILATVAFFWAFLMWFSTAAFSPSIGEFYGLTTGQLALLASSAIWLAPPGRVLAGWAADRLGAHNVFTIILAYSGVVSILSASASGIGFLSDFEVLFVERMVVASAGISFVVGIQHVAQWFDEHEIGTAEGLYAGTGNVGAGVGALLLPRLYGTNFSDAFLHLGIVALAIAVVYKWRGQPAKDRATAEAAKANTSLGDTLFVWTRFAAIALMLGYAMSFGLEIAMNSWLPSYYAEGFDGAIADLGFTGTAAIQTAAGTFAAVQSFNASLFRPFSGYMSDLWQRKGWTPYPMLSTTQEYSPRVHWLMTALILITLAMVALTLVGLAGLLPASVVVLAIFGITVSFGTGGVFAIVPVLFEDRPGTASGFIGGISTSGGIVYPLVYGYVPNIHVGYAVVALVFFVPFMLFYVWAMRYEEDPREHGIGSARRWLGSKSPTATGGDD; encoded by the coding sequence ATGACGAACAAGATCGAGCAACTGATCCTGGCGACGGTCGCCTTCTTCTGGGCGTTCCTGATGTGGTTCTCGACCGCCGCCTTCAGCCCCAGCATCGGCGAGTTCTACGGCCTCACCACCGGCCAGCTCGCCCTGCTCGCGAGTTCGGCCATCTGGCTCGCACCGCCCGGGCGCGTGCTCGCGGGGTGGGCCGCCGACCGCCTCGGCGCCCACAACGTCTTCACGATCATCCTCGCGTACTCCGGCGTCGTCAGCATCCTCTCCGCGTCCGCCTCGGGGATCGGCTTTCTCTCCGACTTCGAGGTCCTGTTCGTCGAGCGCATGGTCGTCGCCTCCGCGGGCATCAGCTTCGTCGTCGGCATCCAGCACGTCGCCCAGTGGTTCGACGAACACGAGATCGGGACCGCCGAGGGGCTGTACGCCGGCACCGGCAACGTCGGCGCCGGCGTCGGGGCGCTCCTCCTGCCCCGGCTGTACGGCACCAACTTCTCGGACGCGTTCCTGCACCTGGGGATCGTCGCGCTGGCCATCGCCGTCGTCTACAAGTGGCGGGGCCAGCCCGCGAAGGACCGGGCGACCGCCGAGGCGGCGAAGGCCAACACCTCGCTGGGCGACACGCTGTTCGTGTGGACGCGCTTCGCCGCCATCGCCCTGATGCTCGGCTACGCCATGTCCTTCGGCCTCGAAATCGCGATGAACTCCTGGCTGCCGAGCTACTACGCCGAGGGCTTCGACGGCGCCATCGCCGACCTGGGCTTTACCGGCACCGCGGCCATCCAGACCGCCGCCGGCACCTTCGCGGCCGTCCAGTCGTTCAACGCCTCGCTGTTCCGTCCCTTCTCGGGGTACATGTCCGACCTCTGGCAGCGCAAGGGGTGGACGCCCTACCCGATGCTCTCGACGACGCAGGAGTACTCGCCGCGCGTCCACTGGCTGATGACCGCACTCATCCTCATCACGCTCGCGATGGTCGCGCTGACGCTCGTCGGTCTGGCGGGGCTGCTCCCGGCCTCCGTCGTCGTCCTCGCGATCTTCGGGATCACCGTCAGCTTCGGCACCGGCGGCGTCTTCGCCATCGTGCCCGTCCTGTTCGAGGACCGTCCCGGAACGGCCTCGGGCTTCATCGGCGGCATCTCCACCTCCGGCGGCATCGTCTACCCCCTCGTCTACGGCTACGTCCCGAACATCCACGTGGGCTACGCCGTCGTCGCGCTCGTCTTCTTCGTCCCGTTCATGCTGTTTTACGTCTGGGCGATGCGCTACGAGGAGGACCCCCGGGAACACGGCATCGGCTCCGCCAGGCGCTGGCTTGGCAGCAAGAGCCCGACGGCCACGGGAGGTGACGACTGA
- a CDS encoding thiamine-binding protein, giving the protein MTVVALLSVAPVREGSMADDVADAVAALEDFDVSYETNPMGTVIESDDVGTLFAACEAAHRAVEADRVSTVLKIDDKRASDAPAAAKVAGVEDALGRPARGDRE; this is encoded by the coding sequence ATGACCGTCGTCGCACTGCTGAGCGTCGCACCGGTACGGGAAGGGAGCATGGCCGACGACGTGGCCGACGCGGTGGCCGCGTTGGAGGACTTCGACGTGAGCTACGAGACGAACCCGATGGGGACGGTGATCGAGAGCGACGACGTGGGCACGCTCTTTGCCGCCTGTGAGGCCGCGCACCGGGCCGTCGAGGCCGACCGGGTGAGTACGGTCCTGAAGATCGACGACAAGCGGGCGAGCGACGCCCCTGCGGCGGCGAAAGTCGCGGGCGTCGAGGACGCGCTGGGGCGGCCGGCCCGTGGCGACCGGGAGTGA
- a CDS encoding winged helix-turn-helix domain-containing protein, whose product MTDDSDGLRPDDAFTLLADRTRIKIIRALGDASTPGVPETLTFSELRRRADIAGSGRFNYHLKQLLGQFVEETDDGYRLSYPGVRVYQAMKAGTFTERVRIEPFELDADCHVCGAPQVAGYRDSMFRVRCGADDCDAVFYKYFCPPSSLAEREREGVLRAANEHIQREIASMATGVCPWCCGRMRARVLPPDAEMPQRDNPAIRNRVLHTCETCDGSLYTRLGGLLVRHPAVVSFFHDHAVDVTRRHVWTLPFAASDERTRVTGTDPWRATVRVDCGDDTLRIRLDDEPSVVEATRE is encoded by the coding sequence GTGACGGACGACTCCGACGGCCTACGCCCCGACGACGCGTTCACGCTGCTGGCCGACCGGACGCGGATCAAGATCATCAGGGCGCTCGGCGACGCCTCCACCCCCGGCGTGCCGGAGACGCTCACCTTCTCGGAGCTGCGACGCCGGGCCGACATCGCGGGCAGCGGTCGGTTCAACTACCACCTGAAACAGCTGCTGGGGCAGTTCGTCGAGGAGACGGACGACGGCTACCGCCTCAGTTACCCCGGCGTGCGGGTGTATCAGGCCATGAAGGCGGGCACCTTCACCGAGCGGGTGCGGATCGAGCCGTTCGAACTCGACGCCGACTGTCACGTCTGCGGCGCGCCACAGGTGGCCGGCTACCGCGACAGCATGTTCCGGGTGCGGTGTGGTGCCGACGACTGCGACGCGGTGTTCTACAAGTACTTCTGCCCGCCGAGCAGCCTCGCCGAGCGGGAACGGGAGGGCGTCCTCCGGGCGGCCAACGAGCACATCCAGCGCGAGATCGCGTCGATGGCGACGGGGGTCTGTCCCTGGTGTTGCGGTCGGATGCGCGCCCGCGTCCTGCCGCCGGACGCGGAGATGCCCCAGCGCGACAACCCCGCCATCCGGAACCGCGTCCTCCACACCTGCGAGACGTGTGACGGCTCGCTGTACACCCGCCTCGGCGGCCTCCTCGTCAGGCACCCCGCCGTCGTCTCCTTCTTCCACGACCACGCCGTCGACGTGACGCGCCGACACGTCTGGACGCTGCCGTTCGCCGCCTCGGACGAGCGCACGAGGGTCACGGGAACCGACCCCTGGCGGGCCACGGTCCGGGTCGACTGCGGGGACGACACCCTCCGGATCCGGCTGGACGACGAGCCTTCGGTGGTCGAGGCGACCCGGGAGTAA
- a CDS encoding helix-turn-helix transcriptional regulator gives MSDTPLEYLLGSQTRPQTLTALREAGPLPVRRLEERVSASRRTLKRTLREMESRGWVYPTDGAYGLTALGAELLSAHDRFRERARVARDARPFLERIPASALDLDVDALAEATVIRPDEDTTAPVDRLLDIRDGAAELREVAPFVIRDTVDQLADRVDDDAPPDVTLVLEDAEPTPAEFSRAYCERFDDLLAASSVDVYVTPDDVPFAFGAADGHAFVGSTGRDGMPGALLEGDDPAIVDWVERSMERYLDRADPVS, from the coding sequence ATGTCGGACACTCCGCTCGAATACCTGCTCGGCTCGCAGACGCGCCCCCAGACGCTGACCGCCCTCCGGGAGGCGGGACCGCTCCCGGTTCGCCGACTCGAAGAGCGGGTGTCCGCGTCCCGGCGCACGCTGAAGCGCACGCTCCGGGAGATGGAGTCCCGCGGCTGGGTGTACCCCACCGACGGGGCGTACGGACTCACGGCCCTCGGCGCGGAGCTACTCTCGGCCCACGACCGATTTCGGGAGCGCGCGCGGGTCGCCCGTGACGCCCGGCCGTTCCTCGAACGGATCCCCGCCTCGGCGTTGGACCTCGACGTCGACGCGCTCGCCGAGGCGACGGTGATCCGCCCCGACGAGGACACCACCGCGCCCGTGGACCGCCTCCTCGACATCCGAGACGGGGCGGCCGAACTCCGGGAGGTGGCGCCCTTCGTCATCCGCGACACCGTCGATCAACTCGCCGACCGGGTGGACGACGACGCCCCGCCCGACGTGACGCTCGTCCTCGAGGACGCCGAGCCGACGCCCGCCGAGTTCTCGCGCGCGTACTGCGAGCGGTTCGACGACCTGCTCGCGGCGTCGAGCGTCGACGTCTACGTCACGCCCGACGACGTGCCGTTCGCGTTCGGCGCCGCCGACGGCCACGCCTTCGTCGGGTCGACGGGGCGCGACGGCATGCCGGGCGCGCTCCTCGAGGGCGACGACCCCGCCATCGTCGACTGGGTCGAGCGGTCGATGGAGCGGTATCTCGACCGCGCCGACCCGGTGTCGTAG